The Thioflexithrix psekupsensis genome segment ATCACAATTTTATTTTGCGCTGTGCCTTCATAAATATAAGTGTCTTTAATTCGCTGATCAATTTGCTGATAAAATTCATTTGCATTTTGAAAATTATAATTTTCTTGTTTTGCGTTATAAGGCGGATTTCCAATAATCACAGGAATCTTGCGTTTATTTTGGGCTTGAATGCGCAAATGATTCTCATCCGTTAAACTGCCGAATAAATCATTAATGCCCCCTTTATGAGTTTGTTCAAAGCCGACATTATCCAATGTATTAACGAAACATAAGCCCTTAAATTCCTGCCATTGATTCGTTATATCATAAAAAGTTTGTTCAATATTTAAACACGCAATATAATAAGATAAAATAGACACTTCATTGGCATGAACTTCCTGCGCAAATTTACGCATTAAATCCTGATGTTGACCGCGCCAAAAATCCAATAAATCAACAATAAAAGTTCCCGTTCCCGTGCAAGGGTCTAAAATATCTAAATCCTTATCAATCAAAAACTTATCAAAATGCTCCCGCGCCAACCAATCACAACCCGAAATAATAAAACGCACCGCTTCTTGTGGCGTATAAACAATGCCTAATTTATCGGCATCTTTAGGATTATAAGCCGTGTAAAAATCTTCATAAACTTGTTTTAAAAACGTCTGTTTTTCTTGCGAAGTCACCGTACTGGCGGCCGCTTGACGAATCGCCGCAAAATAAGGCTCTAAATGTTTTAATAAATTCATTCTGGTTTCACCGCGAAAAAAATATTTTTCTAATTCGCCAATAGAAACCGCTAAATGATTTTCTCGATGAAAATTAGAATCAGGAAACACCGCACGAAAAATCTGATCCGTTAAAATATGTTGAATCAACATTTCATCGACATGATTCTGCGTGACATTCTGCCCAATGGAGCGTTGACATAAGGCTAAAAATTGCTGTGCTTGTTGATGAAATTGAGGATTATTTAAATGCGCTTGTTCTAATAACTGAATTAAGGCTTGAGAAACTGCGGGCAATTCGCTCAAAAACTTATCCCGTGCCACGCGAAAATTTTGCACCTGTGGCAATTCATAATCAAAGAAATGCGTTAATAATTTCTCAAAAGATTTTGCATTTTCAATGGGCGTGCGAAACACTTCCTGATTATTTTGCAATAAAACTGCGGTGCGCGTATCTTCAAAAATAATATTATCGGCAGGATAACCTTTAGCCAATTTAAGCGCAATTTCCGCGTCTAAATCATCTTTTTCATCCTTCGCCTCCCACCACCCATGCACCAAACGCAAACGGTCAATGACTGCGCCATCAATGCGCAAATTCCCCGTTATTTTTTTCAATGGATATTCCGCTAAAACAATTAACTGATGTTCTTCAGCAATATTTTTTAATAAATTTTCAAAAGCGCGGCGCAAATTTCCTTCATTTTCCCCACCCGCAATGCGGCGTAAATCATCTAATTCGCGGTAATAAGCGTGAATGGTGTGTTGCATAAATTGAATTCCTTGATAATTTTTTTGTTAGAATTAGAATTTATCTCGTTCCCACAAGTTTGTGCGGTCGTGACGCGGCGCGTCTGGACTGCGTTCCTACATGGCATGTAGGAACGAGATAAAAGGGAAAATTCTGTTTAATGAATGACTTATGCGAGAAACTAAAACCGTGTTAAACGCAATCCAACATAACATGAGCCGCGAAAAATATCTTATTTTAGATCAACAATCTGATCTCAAGCATGAATTTTATCAAGGCGAAGTTTTTGCCATGTCGGGTGGGACATTCAATCATGCCACTATTGCCAGAAATATATTGGCACAACTATTTGCTCAATTACGCGGTTCCCCTTGTCAGCCCATGAACAGCGACATGCGCATTCATACGCCTGCGGGTTTGGATACTTATCCTGATATTTCAGTCTATTGCGGAGAACCTGAATTAACAGACAATCAATGTTCTTTGTTGAATCCAGTGATAATTATTGAAGTTTTATCGCCTTCGACCCGTAGTTATGATCGGGGTGATAAGTTTATGTTATACCGCTCTATTTCTGTGTTGCTGGATTATGTTTTAGTCGATTCAGAGCAAGTATTAGTAGAACATTATCGACGCACTGAAAACAACGAATGGATACTACATGAATATCGAGATGTGCAAGAAAGTGTTTATTTACAGAGTATTAAAGACCATTTATTACTGATAGATATGTATGAATCTGTTAAATTTCCTTAATTTTTGAGGGGCGGTAGAAATGCAGAAATTCTGAACAATTTTAATGACTTCCCCCATTTTCACTTATCAACCTGCAATTTTCTATCTAATGTTTTGCGAGAAATGCCCAAACGTCGGGCTGCTTCTGATTTATTGCCTTGACAGCGGGATAGCATCCACGTTAAATAACTTT includes the following:
- a CDS encoding Uma2 family endonuclease translates to MRETKTVLNAIQHNMSREKYLILDQQSDLKHEFYQGEVFAMSGGTFNHATIARNILAQLFAQLRGSPCQPMNSDMRIHTPAGLDTYPDISVYCGEPELTDNQCSLLNPVIIIEVLSPSTRSYDRGDKFMLYRSISVLLDYVLVDSEQVLVEHYRRTENNEWILHEYRDVQESVYLQSIKDHLLLIDMYESVKFP